In the Peromyscus maniculatus bairdii isolate BWxNUB_F1_BW_parent chromosome 20, HU_Pman_BW_mat_3.1, whole genome shotgun sequence genome, one interval contains:
- the Rhebl1 gene encoding GTPase RhebL1 has product MPLVRYRKVAILGYRSVGKTSLAHQFVEGEFLEGYDPTVENTFSKTVTLGQDEFHLHLVDTAGQDEYSILPYSFIIGVHGYVLVYSVTSLHSFQIVKSLYQKLHEGHGKTRLPVVLVGNKADLSPDREVQAIEGKKLAESWGATFMESSARENQLTQEIFIKVIQEIARVENSYGPDRRCYLM; this is encoded by the exons ATGCCGCTGGTGCGCTACAGGAAGGTGGCCATCCTCGGGTACCGCTCCGTAG GGAAGACATCTTTGGCACATCAATTTGTGGAAGGCGAGTTCCTGGAAGGCTACGATCCTACAGTGGAGAACA CTTTCAGCAAGACAGTGACTCTTGGCCAAGATGAGTTTCACCTACATCTAGTGGACACAGCGGGCCAG GATGAGTACAGCATTCTGCCCTATTCCTTTATCATTGGGGTCCATGGTTACGTCCTGGTGTATTCTGTCACCTCTCTGCATAG CTTCCAAATCGTTAAGAGCCTGTACCAAAAGCTCCATGAAGGCCACGGTAAAACTCG GCTGCCGGTGGTGCTTGTGGGGAACAAGGCAGATCTCTCTCCAGACAG AGAGGTGCAGGCAATTGAAGGGAAGAAGCTAGCAGAGTCTTGGGGTGCGACGTTTATGGAGTCATCTGCTCGAGAGAATCAG CTAACTCAAGAGATCTTCATCAAAGTCATCCAGGAAATTGCCCGTGTGGAGAATTCTTACGGGCCAGATCGCCGATGCTATCTCATGTGA